A single genomic interval of Streptococcus oralis subsp. dentisani harbors:
- the tenA gene encoding thiaminase II, translated as MEFTDIAMELSKEAWQASFHHPFVLQLQEGTLEPSIFRYYLIQDAYYLKSFSEAYHLLADKTPNEKMKRLLKQNAQSLVDGELFIRQQFFKELGISAQEMDERPIAPTCYHYISHIYRQFAEPNLGIAFASLLPCPWLYHDLGKELNRKPSPNPLYQQWIETYITDELEQQIKEEEALVNQLYQESDEADKQKMLEAFYISIHMEAKFWEMAYQHQTWTSDLQSLEKEKK; from the coding sequence ATGGAATTTACAGATATTGCTATGGAATTATCCAAGGAAGCTTGGCAGGCTTCCTTTCATCACCCATTTGTATTACAGTTACAAGAAGGAACGTTAGAACCTTCTATTTTCCGCTATTACCTAATTCAGGATGCTTATTATCTGAAGTCTTTTTCAGAAGCCTATCACCTCTTGGCTGATAAGACTCCAAACGAAAAGATGAAAAGACTCTTGAAACAAAATGCCCAGAGTCTAGTGGATGGTGAGTTGTTTATCCGCCAACAATTTTTCAAGGAATTAGGAATCAGTGCCCAGGAAATGGATGAGCGACCGATTGCTCCAACCTGTTATCATTACATTTCTCATATTTATCGACAGTTTGCAGAACCAAACTTGGGCATTGCTTTTGCTAGTTTGCTTCCATGTCCTTGGTTATACCATGATTTGGGCAAGGAACTTAATCGCAAACCATCCCCGAATCCTCTTTATCAACAGTGGATTGAGACCTATATCACCGATGAGTTAGAACAGCAGATTAAAGAGGAAGAAGCGCTGGTCAATCAGCTCTATCAAGAAAGTGATGAGGCGGACAAACAAAAAATGCTAGAGGCCTTTTACATTAGTATTCATATGGAAGCCAAGTTTTGGGAGATGGCTTACCAACATCAAACATGGACGAGTGATTTGCAGTCCTTAGAAAAAGAGAAGAAATAG